The following DNA comes from Gemmatimonadota bacterium.
CACCACGCTCGCGATGCTGGTGGGGTTGCTCGCCGTAAATCTCGTCAAGCCCGGCGTGGGTGTGGATCTGTGTACCGCAACGATGGAAGCAGGCAGCAACCTCGCGCAGGCGAGGCCCACGCTCGCCTCGACCCTCGAGCATGCCGTTCCGCAGAGCATCGTGGATGCTGCCGCGCGCAATGACGTACTCCAGATCGTCTGCTTCGCGGTGATTTTCGGTATCGCGCTCTCCCAGGTGCGTGGCCCGGCGCAGGAGTTCATGCTCTCACTCTGCAGCAGCCTCAGCGCCGTGATGTTCCGTTTCGTCGGGATCGTGATGCGGTTCGCCCCGGTCGGCATCGGGGCGGCGATGGCGGTCACGGTCGGCCATAGCGGCATCGGAGTGCTTCGCAACCTTGGCTCGCTGGTGCTCACGCTCTACGCATCACTCATCGCATTCGCCTTGCTCGTCCTGCTTCCGGTTGCCCTCGCGTTCAGGGTGCCGCTGCGGGCGTTCTGGCGCGCGACCCAGGCGCCCTGGCTGGTCGCCTTCAGCACCTCTTCGTCAGAGGCCGCGCTCCCGTTGGCGTTCCGCAACATGGAAGCACTCGGTGTCCCGCGGCGCATTGTCGCCTTCGTGCTGCCGACAGGCTACTCGTTCAACATGGACGGCACGGCGCTCTATCTCTCGCTCGCCTCGGTGTTTGTGGCGCAGGCGGCCGGAATCAACATGCCGTTGTCCCGGCAGTTGCTGATGGTTGGCACTCTGATGCTCACCAGCAAAGGCGTTGCGGCCGTCCCGCGTACATCGCTGGTGGTGCTCGCCGGGACGCTTGCGCAGTTCGACCTGCCGTTGCAGGGGATTGCGGTGATTCTCGGGGTCGATGCGCTGATGGACATGGCGCGCACCTCGCTCAACCTCCTCGGCAACTGTCTCGCCACCGTCGTGATGGCGCGCTGGGAGGGAACCTTCGCTCCCCAGACCACTCCAGCCCCGGCAGTTCCGTGACCAGCACCCTGCTTGATCGCGCGGCGCAACATACCCTGCGCCAGCTCGCCGCCGTCGACATCCCGGTCTACCTGCCGGCCCTCGCCGAGTTGCTGCGGGAGTCCGTGAACGCCGGTGCATCGCTCGGCTTCCTGCCGCCGCTCGCGGCTGTGGACGCGCGGCAGTACTGGCTCTCGCTGCGGCAGGAGCTGCACGACGGCTCCCGGATCCTCATCGCGGCGTTCGTGGGAGGTCGCCTCATCGGTTCCGGTCAACTCGCGCTGCCGGACTGGCGGAATGGCAAGCATCGCGCTGAATTGCAGAAGCTCATGGTGGCCTCCGCGCTGCACGGCCGCGGCATCGGCAGCTCCCTGGTGCGGGCGCTGCACACGACGGCGCAACGTCACGGACGCACCCTGCTCGTGCTGCATACTCGCCACGGGGAGCCACCCGAGGAGTTCTACCGCCGCCTCGGATACCACACGGTGGGGATCGTGCCCGGATATACCACGGGACCGGCCGGCGAAACGTTCGACTCCGCGCTGATGTGCGCGCGCCTCGAGCGCTGACCTGCCGATCATGCCGGCGAATGTCGCGTTCGGAGAAACCTGTGCGCATCTGTTCATGAAAGCGCAATACCACCACGACCCCAGAGGAGCAGCCCAGGATGAACACGACCGCTAACAACCTCGCCGAACGGCTCGAACAGGGCGCCCGCGCGCTGATCGCCTTTGCGGCCAAGCTGACCGACGCCCAGTGGAACACGCGGATTCCGAATGATGGCCGCACCGTCGGTGTCGTCGTCCATCATGTCGCGAGCGTGTACCCGATCGAGATCCAGCTCGCGCAGACCATTGCCGACGGCAAGGCGATCGCCGGCGTCACGATGGCCGACGTACATGCCATGAATGCCGGACACGCGAAGGACAACGCCGATGTCACGCGAGATGTGGCGATCGACCTGCTGCGCAGCAACAGCACCGCTGCGGCAGGCGCCATCCGTGCCCTGACCGATGATCAGCTCCGCCTCGCGGCGCCCGCGTCGCTCTACGCCGGTGCCCCGGTCACCGCGCAGTTCGTGCTCGAGGACCACGCGGTGCGCCACAGCTATCACCACCTCACGGCGATCAAGGCAGCGCTCCAGCAGTAGCCGGTCGTACCACGCACTGAATCGCCCCGGTTGCCCCCTGCCGGGGCCGATTCAGTAGCGGCAGCGCTTCACCGCGCTCCGCTCCCTGCCACTCCACTAACCGCGTCACGCAACGTCGCAGCGCTGAAACGTGCTTGCGCACTGGCTTCCACCGCCTATGATCATATTGATCATATTGCTCCGGAGCGCCCGTGACATCGCCCAGCACCATCGCCGCGCTGCTGCCACTGAAGCCGGTCGAACTCGAGATCCTGCTCGCGCTCGCGACGGAAGAGCGGCATGGTTACGGCCTGGTCCAGGCGATCGCCGAGCGTACCGACGGACTGGTGCAACTCGAGCCGGGTAACCTCTATCGCGTGATCAAGCGGCTCCTCGCCGATGGCATCGTCGCAGAGTCGGATCGTCGCCCGGTGACCGAGGGGAGTGAGCGCCGCCGCTATTACCGGTTGACGGCGCTGGGCGCCCGGGTGGTGCGCGCCGACCTCCACCGGATGCGAACCCTCCTTGCCTCCGCTCCGGCCCGCGCGCTGATCCGCCGGTTCGGCACCACGTGACCCCTCACCCGGTTCCCTCGCCCTCCGAGCGCTGCTATACGGCGCTCCTCCGACTCTACCCGGCGCCCTTCCGACGCCAGTTCGGTCAGGACATGCGCGAGCTTTTTCGTGATCGCTGGCGGGACGCACGGCGATTGCGGGGCACGCGCGGCGTGGCAGGACTCTGGTCCGGTGTCCTTCCCGACCTGGTCGGCAGCGCCGTTCGTGAACACGGCAGCCGGCTCCACGAATGGTTCAACGGGCAGCTGATTCCCCAGCCAACGACTCGGTCGGTGGCAACCTCCGGAGACTCGATGTTCGAGACCCTGCGCTACGACCTGCGTCATACCTTCCGGATGCTCCGGAAGAGCCCGACCTTCACCGTGGTGGCGGTGCTCGTCATCGCGCTCGGGAGTGGCGCCGTCACGACCATCTTCAGCGCTGCGAACGCCTTGATCCTGCGCCCGCTGCCGCAGGTCGCCGAACCTGCTCGGCTCGTGGACATCACGCGCACCGAGGAACATGGCAGCGGGTCGATGTCGCCATCGTACCCGTTCTATACCCATGTCCGGGAGGAAGCGCGCACCTTCGACGGCATCGCCGCGTGGGCCATGGTACAGCTCACGGTGAGCACGGGTGGTCAGGGGACGGCGACCTTCGCCAACGTCGTTTCCGCCAACTACTTCACGGTCCTTGGAATCCGGCCTCAACTCGGGCGCTTCTTCGTCGCAGACGAGGACCGCACGCCGGGGGCGCACCCCGTGATCGTCCTCAGCGACGGCTTCTGGCGCCGCCGTTTTGGTGCCGACCAACACGTCGTCGGTCGATCCGTGATGGTAAACGGTAGCCCATATACGGTGGTTGGCGTGGCGCCCCGAGCCTTCAGCGGTGTCTATCCCGTGATCCGGACCGATGCCTGGCTGCCATTGATGATGGCGCCACAGCTTGGCCGCGGTCGGGAGGCACTGACCAGTGCCGGCTCTGGCTGGCTGACGCTCTTCGGGCGGCTGAAGCCGGACGTGTCGGTTGCTCAGGCGCGTGCCGATCTGGTGACCATCACCAAGGGTCATCTCGAGGAGGAGCCGAAGGACTTCCAGCAGATCGCCAGCGTCTCGCTCTCGCGACTGACCGGGTTTCCAGCCGATGCGAGTGGCGCCATCTTCGGTTTCATCGCGCTGCTGCTGGCGATCTCCGCGCTTGTCCTCGCAATTGCCAGCGTCAATGTCGCGGGGATGCTGCTTGCACGCGCCACCACACGGAAACGCGAGATGGCGGTCCGAGTCGCCCTGGGCGCGGGGCGGCGGCGCCTCGTCGGCCAACTCCTCACCGAAAGCGTCGTGCTCTTCCTGGCAGGAGGAGTCGGCGGCGTTCTGATCGCGCTCTGGACCACCAGTCTCTTCAGCCGCATCCCGCTTCCGGCCGAAGTGCCGCTCGTGGCCGACCTCGCCCCCGACCTGCGGGTGCTTGCATTTGCGCTCGGTACCTCCCTGATCACCGGGCTCCTCTTCGGGATCGCACCGGCGCTGCAATCGACGCGGCAGGATCCCGCGGCGGCAATGCGCAATGACACGGCCGGCGCTGGCTCACGCCATTCGTGGCTCAGGAACGGCCTGGTCGTCGGCCAGATTGCGGTCGCGTTGCTGCTGCTGATGTCGGCGGGCCTCTTCGTCCGCGCGCTCGATCGCGGGCAACGAGTCTCGACCGGCTTCGAGACGGCCCACGTGGCGACGACGCCGCTCGATGTGGAGACCTCGGGGTACGACGAAGCACGCGCGAGGGCCTTCTACGACGAACTGAAGCTGCGGTTGCTCGCCATGCCGGGTGTCACGGCCGTGTCGTACAGCCGCTGGGCCCCCCTCACCGGTTCCTCGGCCGGCACCCGCATCAGCATCGAAGGGTACCAGCCAGACCCGCGGGAGTCGCGCGGCGGTGAACTCGACATCAACTTCGGAACGGTTGCGCCAGACTACTTCACTGTCTTCGGCGTTCCACTGGTGGAGGGACGTGCCTTCCTCGCGTCTGACAACCCGACGGCGCCGGGGGTTGTCGTTGTCAATGAAGCGTTCGCGAAGCAATACGGGCACGGTACCAGCATCATCGGCCGGACGATCGAGTACGAGAAGCACAGCCTCAGCGTGATCGGTGTCGTGCGCAATGCCAAGTATTCCTCGCTGAACGAACCGCTCCGCCCGTTTCTCTATTTCGCCGCCGCGCAGCAGTGGCGGGCGGGCACCAACCTCTATGTGCGGACCACGGGCGACCCGGCGGCGCTTGCACCGGTGATTCGCTCGACCGTCCTTGCCATCGACCCGTTGCTGCCGGCGCCCGACGTCATCACGATGGATGTCGCCACCAGCATCGTGCTCTTGCCGCAACGCGTCGCCGCGACTGTGACAGCCGTGCTCGGCATCCTCGGCCTGGTGCTCTCCGTAGTGGGGCTCTACGGCGTCGTCGCTTACACAGTGAGCCAGCGAACTCGCGAGATCGGGCTCCGCATGGCGCTGGGGGCCGATCGCGCCAACGTCCTGCGCCTGATCCTCGGCGACGGCATGCGCCTCGTCGCCATCGGCGTGGCAATCGGAATGTTGCTGGCCGTCGCCGCCACCCGAGTGATGACGAAATTCCTCTTTGGGGTCAGCCCACTCGATCCGCTCGTTTTTGCCCTGATTCCGATCGGCCTCGGCCTCGTGGCACTCTTCGCGAGTTACCTGCCCGCGCGCCGGGCAGCGGCAACCGATCCGCTGGAGGCGCTGCGGGCGCTGTAGCAACACTGATGGATCATGGATGATGGATGATGGATGACAGATGACCGCTGCGGGGTCTGTCACACTGAGCGGTGCCCAACGGTGAGCATAGTTCCTTCGACTGCGCTCGCCGATGGCTCGCTTCGCTCAGGATGACATCATCCATTATCCATCATCCATCATCCATCATCCATCATCCGTCATCCGTCATCTGTCATCCGTCTTTCCTATCCAGCACCCGATACTGAATCGCCTCAGCGACCTGCGCCGGTCCGATCTCGTCGACCTGCTGCAAATCCGCCAACGTGCGCGCGAGCTTGAGCACCCGATGGTAGGCACGCGCTGAGAGCCCCAGACGCTCAATCGCGCCCTTGAGGACCGCCTCGGTGGCCGCATCGATACGCACCAGCTTCGCCAGTTCGCGCGGCCCCATATGGGCGTTGGCATACAGCCCTGGCAATCCGCGGAAGCGCTCGAGCTGCCGGACGCGCGCGGCCTCCACGCGCGCGCGCACCGTAGCGCTGCTCTCCGCCGGTTTGCGCGTGGTGAGGTCGCCATAGGCCACCGGTGGCACGTTGAGATGGATGTCGACGCGATCGAGCAGCGGCCCGGAGATGCGTGACAGATACTTTTGCACCGTGAGTGGCGGACAGAGGCAGGCACGGGTGGGATCACCAGCGTGTCCGCACGGGCACGGATTCATCGCCGCGACAAAGAGGAATCGGGCCGGATAGCCGAGCGTCATGGCGGCTCGAGAGATGGTGACGTGGCCATCCTCTAGAGGTTGTCGCAGGACTTCCAGGACATTTGGCGGCAGCTCCGCCACTTCATCGAGAAAGAGCACCCCGTGATGCGCCAGGGAAACCTCACCGGGCCGTGGGATCGCCCCGCCGCCGATGAGCCCGGCGTAACTCACCGTGTGATGTGGGGCACGAAACGGCCGCCGCGTGACCAGCGCCTGCCCCGGCGGCAGCAGCCCGGCCACCGAATGAATCCGCGTGACATCCAGTGCTTCGGACAGCGTGAGCGATGGCAGGATGCTCGGCAGCCGGCGCGCGAGCATCGTCTTCCCCGCTCCAGGTGGGCCGATCATCAGGATGTTGTGGGCACCGGCAGCCGCAACTTCGAGCGCGCGTTTCGCCGCAGCCTGCGCTTTCACATCGGCGAAGTCGGCTTCAATCGGCGGGGCATTGCGCATCAGTTCGGCGGTGTCGGTTCGGACTGCCGGCAGTTGCTCCTCGCCGCTCAGGTGACGGCAGACATCGAGCAGCGTGCTTGCCCCGCGCACCGCCACCCTGTCCACGACCGCCGCTTCGGCAACGTTGCCCGCAGGCAACAGAATCTCGGTGTAGCCGAGCGCACGAGCCGCGAGCGCCATCGGCAAGGCGCCGCGCACCGGCCGAAGATCGCCCTCGAGGCCGAGTTCGCCGAGGAGGAGAGTTTGCTCGAGCGATTCGGTTTCGAGCTGACCACTCGCGACCAGGATGCCGATGGCGATCGGCAAGTCGAACGCGCTGCCGCGTTTCTGCATGTCGGCCGGCGCGAGGTTCACGGTGATCCGGCGCAGCGGCAGCTGATAGCCGCTATTCGCGATGGAAGCGGCGACGCGTTCGCGCCCCTCCTTCACGGCACCAAGCGGTAATCCCACCGTGGTAAATGACGGCAGTCCGTTGGCGATATCGATCTCGACGTCAACGGCAAGCGCCTCGACGCCGAGGACGGTGGCAGAGCGGATGCGTGCGAGCAATGCGGGGCTCCCGGCGAGGAAGCCCTGATGGTCTCATGGAATCGTCGCGGGAAGGATCACAATCGAACGCACGGGGTGGCGCCCCGACGCCACTCAGTCGCCGGCAAGCTCCACGGCGCGGAGCGCGCGGCGCACCCGCACTTCGAGCGCCGGGAGATCAGTGGGCTCCCGACGCACCATGGCGATGTGATCGAGAAGGGCCTGCTCGAACGCCGCGTGCGAGGCACATCCCAGGCAGTCGCGCAGGTGGGCTGCGATTTCCATCATCCGTTCTTCGGGAAGTTCGCCGTCGAGGTACTCCCAGAGATTGCGCGCGACGGTTTCGCAATCGATTGGCCGCGGTGAAGAATCAGGCATCGGCCGTCTCCGGTGAAGCGCCGCGGGCGAGCCCGAGGTCGTGGGCGTGCGCGAGCAGGCTCGCCTGAATCATTCGCCTGGCCCGGAAGAGCCGCGACCGGACGGTGCCCCTCGGAATGCCGAGCACCTCGCTCGCCTCTTCGTACGAGAGTTCCTCGAGGTCGACCAGCACCAGGATGCTGTGATGTGGCTCGGGGAGCTCGTCGATGGCACGATGGATCGCTGGTAGCACGTCGAGACGTTCGTAGACGTCGGCGAGTCCCTGCGCCTTGGCGACATTGTGTTCCTTGACCGCATCGAGTGCGTCGAGATCGCCGTCATCGCTGTGGACCACGCGGCGCCCGCGACGCAGCCCGGAGAGAAAGCTGTTCCGGCAGATCGCGAAGAGCCATTTGCGGGCATCCCCAACCCGATCGAAAGTGTGCCAGCTCTGGCGGGCGCGCAGATAGGCATCCTGCACCAGGTCATCCGCATCGGCCTGATCCCGGGTCAATGACAGCGCAAAACGAGCGACCGCCCCGAGGTGAGGCAGTGCCAGCGTTTCGAACTCCTCGGTGACCTGGTTCAGGAATGACCCCGGAAATGGTGCGATGCTGGTGCCTGTGGATCAACTGCCGGCCTGGGCGGAAAGTTCCTTCGGCCCTATGGCAGCTCTACCCCGAAGAGGGCAAGCCATTTGTGGGCCTGATCCAGCACCTCGCTCTCGCGCTGCATCCGCAGCTCCGGCGTCACATCGGCGAGTGGGATGAGGGCCTCGTCAGTCCAGACCAGAATTCGGTCGGCATCGAAGGCGTAGCCATCGTTGGGCTGCATCACCACGCGGACCTCGCCCTGGACGAAATAGAACAGCGACTCGCGCATCATCCGGCCGGACTCGTCGGGTTCCGTGACCAGAAGCTTTCGCGGCACGTTGTCCTCCAGCCAGAGCGTCAGCCGGCGCGGTTCCTGACCAGGCTCGGGGGCAAGAGTTGTGTCGCGCTTGGTGAAGTCGGCCGCGGCACCATCGATATCGGCCATGGTGCGGCGCATGATCAGCACCACCGACGCGGTATCGCCGGGGGCGAGTTCACTGAACGATGTGGGGATCTGTGCTGCGGGGATGCTGCGGGAGGAGTCCTGCTCCAGTCCGGGTGCCGGAGCCGACTGGCTCCGACACCCGGACAGGATCACACAAAGAGCAACGGCCTTTCGAATCACATGCCGCCGGGACGCTGGCGGGCAGCACGCGCGGCCTGCACCGAATCGAACTTGGTGACCTGCGCGCCAGTCAGGATCTTCTTGAACTCGGCGTTGAACGAATCGCGCGCGTCGGTGTTCTTCTTCATCGAATCAGCGAAACCCGGTGCGTCGCGCATCGCCTGCATGTCACCACCCTCGCGCAGCTTGGTCATCCACGCCGTGACGCCGGCGGTCTTGGTGTCGTAGGCCTTCTTCAGGTCGGTGGCCTTGGCGACCTGCTCGGGGGTGAGCGAATACATCGTCGTCATCTGCTCGACGTTGATGCCACCCATGCCGCGACCCTGACCACCACCCTGCGCCGCGAGCGGAGCAACAGCAACGCACAGCATGGCCAGCAGTGCAAAACGGGACTTCATAGCGAAAACTCCGATGTGAACGTGTGGACCCGCTGAAGGCCGGGAATCGGCCCCTGAATCTCGTCCTTGCTACGCTTGGCGGGGTGGCGGGGTTGAACCGAACCGGATGGAGAATATCGCCCCCGCCCCGGACCCGCTGGCCACCGAGATCTGCCCCCCCCACCCTTCGACCAGCCGTCGGACGATGGCCAGCCCCAACCCCGTCCCGCTCGTCGTTGTGGAAAAGGTGGGCTCGAAGATCCGGGGCAGCTGGTCTGCCGGGATCCCCCGCCCGTTATCCCGGACCTCGAGCACCCCCGGTGCAAGCCGGAACACCAGCTCGGTCGCCCCCGCCTCGCGGGCATTGTCGGCGAGGTTGAGCAGCACCTGCACCAGTTCTTCCTCGCGGGCGACGACCGTGAGCTCCTCGTCGCCCTCGATCCGCAGCCGGATCTCCCCGCCTCCGAGTTCGAAGAGCGATGCGAGTTCGGTGATCGCGCCGCGGACTGCGATCAGCCCCGGTGGCGCGTCGGATCGCTCCGGTGGGGCGCCGTACCTCGCAAAGGAGCGGGCGATCTTGTCGAGTCGCTCGATTTCGCCGAGCAACCGCTCCGCGGTTTCGTCGACGATTCGAGGAAAGTCGGGGTGCGCATCGCTGCGAATCCGGCGAAGGTGTTGCAAGCCAAGCCGCATCGGGGTGAGCGGGTTCTTGATCTCGTGCGCGACCTGACGCGCCATCTCACCCCAGGCAACGATACGTGCCGCACGGGATGCTTCGGTGATATCAGTCAGGGCGAGCACCAGTCCGCCATCAGCAAGCGGGGCCAGCGTCGCGGCGAGTCGACGTTCACCGATCTCGAGTTCCCGGCTCTCGGCGTCGCGGGTGGCCGGGCCGAGCAACCGCTCGACCCCATCGCGCAACAGTTGACTGCCGGGTGGGAGTTGTCCGGTCAGTGACACGCCCACCACGATGTTGCGACCGAGCAATTCTGCCGCCCGCGGATTGGCCTGGATGACATTCCCTTCTGCATCGACACCGATCACACCCGTCGCCACCGTAGCGAGGATCGCGGCAGTGCGGGTCCGCCCCGCCTCCAGTTCTGCTTCACTGGTCTGGAGGTCGAGTTCCATCTGGCGGATCGCGCCGAAGACCGGTGCAAACTCTGCCGGCACATCTCCCACCCGGGGCGGCGCCTCGCGACGCCCGATCGCCAGTGCCGTGCGTTCGAGGACGCCGATCGGCTCACCGAGCGCGCGCGCGACGAATCCTGCCATGGCAATGGCAGCAAGGGTGCCGGCAAGCGACGTGAGCAACAACAGCAGGGCCAGATCGAGCTGCTCCGTTGCGAGGTTGCTGTCGCGCCCGGGGAGTGCCGCCGCAAGCAACGTCCCAGGTACCCCCGGCGTCACCGTAGCGGCACGCACCCGCAGTCGCCCCGAGGGCAGCCCTGTCGCCAGCGCTGCGGCATCTCCCCCTGAGGTGGTGCGCAGCGTCGGATCCACCACCGGCGGAAGGAGCCCAAGCTCCGGCAGCAGCGAAGCACTCGAGACCAGCAACCGGCCATCGCGGTAGATCGCGAGTTCCGCATCAACGGAGTCGGCGACCGCGGCCAGGGCAATGCGTGAAGGCGCCCGTTCTGCGGCGAGCTCGAAGCCGCCAGCCACCTCGACATCCTTGAGTGTGGTTGCGACCTCGGTTGTCCGGGCGCGCGTCGCCTCGCTGCGGATTCGCAGCACCGAGTAGAGGGTGAAGAGGGCTGCGGGAACGACGAAGAACCCGGTCAGCGTCACCGCCAGCGTGCGGCGATACGATTGCCGCCAGAGCTTCGGCGAAATGGCGGGGTCGTCGCCGAGCGCCCGCTGGAGCGTCACCCATAACAGAAAGAAGAGCATCACATTGAGGAGTACCGCGAGTGCCGAGCGCACCGCGAACGGTCGTTGCGACGACATCTCGATCGAGACCCCGATGAGCTGGGGCGCACTCCCCGCCGTATCGCGACGTTCGGCACGAAGAAACCGGCCGAGCCGGCGAAAGCCGACTGGGTGCGGCCTGCCATCGTCGGCGAGCACGCGCAACGCGTAGCTCGGCTCATCCGGATTCCGCCACCCCACGACTCGACCAAAACGCGACGGTGCTACCACGCGTGAGCGCGGTCCGATCGTGACCGTGGCAATCGTATCGCGGGCCAGGGGAATGACGAGGACTTCGTGATGTCCGACATCGCGCGCGATCCCGCTGT
Coding sequences within:
- a CDS encoding dicarboxylate/amino acid:cation symporter, translated to MTTDHVGAAPAAPSSETGRAGSLRWVAIAILIGVALGVVFPDGGTAGFHASDLQVLSNLFLRLIKSLVAPLLFATLVVGIAGHGEEMAQVGRLAIRSLCYFEVVTTLAMLVGLLAVNLVKPGVGVDLCTATMEAGSNLAQARPTLASTLEHAVPQSIVDAAARNDVLQIVCFAVIFGIALSQVRGPAQEFMLSLCSSLSAVMFRFVGIVMRFAPVGIGAAMAVTVGHSGIGVLRNLGSLVLTLYASLIAFALLVLLPVALAFRVPLRAFWRATQAPWLVAFSTSSSEAALPLAFRNMEALGVPRRIVAFVLPTGYSFNMDGTALYLSLASVFVAQAAGINMPLSRQLLMVGTLMLTSKGVAAVPRTSLVVLAGTLAQFDLPLQGIAVILGVDALMDMARTSLNLLGNCLATVVMARWEGTFAPQTTPAPAVP
- a CDS encoding GNAT family N-acetyltransferase, with protein sequence MTSTLLDRAAQHTLRQLAAVDIPVYLPALAELLRESVNAGASLGFLPPLAAVDARQYWLSLRQELHDGSRILIAAFVGGRLIGSGQLALPDWRNGKHRAELQKLMVASALHGRGIGSSLVRALHTTAQRHGRTLLVLHTRHGEPPEEFYRRLGYHTVGIVPGYTTGPAGETFDSALMCARLER
- a CDS encoding DinB family protein, with product MNTTANNLAERLEQGARALIAFAAKLTDAQWNTRIPNDGRTVGVVVHHVASVYPIEIQLAQTIADGKAIAGVTMADVHAMNAGHAKDNADVTRDVAIDLLRSNSTAAAGAIRALTDDQLRLAAPASLYAGAPVTAQFVLEDHAVRHSYHHLTAIKAALQQ
- a CDS encoding PadR family transcriptional regulator, whose protein sequence is MTSPSTIAALLPLKPVELEILLALATEERHGYGLVQAIAERTDGLVQLEPGNLYRVIKRLLADGIVAESDRRPVTEGSERRRYYRLTALGARVVRADLHRMRTLLASAPARALIRRFGTT
- a CDS encoding ABC transporter permease — translated: MRELFRDRWRDARRLRGTRGVAGLWSGVLPDLVGSAVREHGSRLHEWFNGQLIPQPTTRSVATSGDSMFETLRYDLRHTFRMLRKSPTFTVVAVLVIALGSGAVTTIFSAANALILRPLPQVAEPARLVDITRTEEHGSGSMSPSYPFYTHVREEARTFDGIAAWAMVQLTVSTGGQGTATFANVVSANYFTVLGIRPQLGRFFVADEDRTPGAHPVIVLSDGFWRRRFGADQHVVGRSVMVNGSPYTVVGVAPRAFSGVYPVIRTDAWLPLMMAPQLGRGREALTSAGSGWLTLFGRLKPDVSVAQARADLVTITKGHLEEEPKDFQQIASVSLSRLTGFPADASGAIFGFIALLLAISALVLAIASVNVAGMLLARATTRKREMAVRVALGAGRRRLVGQLLTESVVLFLAGGVGGVLIALWTTSLFSRIPLPAEVPLVADLAPDLRVLAFALGTSLITGLLFGIAPALQSTRQDPAAAMRNDTAGAGSRHSWLRNGLVVGQIAVALLLLMSAGLFVRALDRGQRVSTGFETAHVATTPLDVETSGYDEARARAFYDELKLRLLAMPGVTAVSYSRWAPLTGSSAGTRISIEGYQPDPRESRGGELDINFGTVAPDYFTVFGVPLVEGRAFLASDNPTAPGVVVVNEAFAKQYGHGTSIIGRTIEYEKHSLSVIGVVRNAKYSSLNEPLRPFLYFAAAQQWRAGTNLYVRTTGDPAALAPVIRSTVLAIDPLLPAPDVITMDVATSIVLLPQRVAATVTAVLGILGLVLSVVGLYGVVAYTVSQRTREIGLRMALGADRANVLRLILGDGMRLVAIGVAIGMLLAVAATRVMTKFLFGVSPLDPLVFALIPIGLGLVALFASYLPARRAAATDPLEALRAL
- a CDS encoding YifB family Mg chelatase-like AAA ATPase — translated: MLARIRSATVLGVEALAVDVEIDIANGLPSFTTVGLPLGAVKEGRERVAASIANSGYQLPLRRITVNLAPADMQKRGSAFDLPIAIGILVASGQLETESLEQTLLLGELGLEGDLRPVRGALPMALAARALGYTEILLPAGNVAEAAVVDRVAVRGASTLLDVCRHLSGEEQLPAVRTDTAELMRNAPPIEADFADVKAQAAAKRALEVAAAGAHNILMIGPPGAGKTMLARRLPSILPSLTLSEALDVTRIHSVAGLLPPGQALVTRRPFRAPHHTVSYAGLIGGGAIPRPGEVSLAHHGVLFLDEVAELPPNVLEVLRQPLEDGHVTISRAAMTLGYPARFLFVAAMNPCPCGHAGDPTRACLCPPLTVQKYLSRISGPLLDRVDIHLNVPPVAYGDLTTRKPAESSATVRARVEAARVRQLERFRGLPGLYANAHMGPRELAKLVRIDAATEAVLKGAIERLGLSARAYHRVLKLARTLADLQQVDEIGPAQVAEAIQYRVLDRKDG
- a CDS encoding zf-HC2 domain-containing protein: MPDSSPRPIDCETVARNLWEYLDGELPEERMMEIAAHLRDCLGCASHAAFEQALLDHIAMVRREPTDLPALEVRVRRALRAVELAGD
- a CDS encoding RNA polymerase sigma factor, which produces MAPFPGSFLNQVTEEFETLALPHLGAVARFALSLTRDQADADDLVQDAYLRARQSWHTFDRVGDARKWLFAICRNSFLSGLRRGRRVVHSDDGDLDALDAVKEHNVAKAQGLADVYERLDVLPAIHRAIDELPEPHHSILVLVDLEELSYEEASEVLGIPRGTVRSRLFRARRMIQASLLAHAHDLGLARGASPETADA
- a CDS encoding ATP-binding protein, encoding MKFQRATSTPGYPVAIILAGAAVLATEMAVQGEWAGLAVAALLTLVAAGVVARGTPGRDRLPAVALGAFGLVLAVAASRLRLLVIDPGHTVTSAATAANDQRDKQLSTAIAAARRTGRVALTRAGKTAAAAIPPLGDLISGQAVEQALLLLGGDTVLAVAGPHRVLPARGDEPLALVLTPFVKELLVREVSGGRVAQVAILLDASEGVPLAGSTLASNAAGWWGVRWHWTLRDTTVALHTPGEALARIQSVMRPDPPSVSAAIASEAARIRWVVGGGVLLLGIVLLFIAQRPVTRAGALLITLWGAIRLGLAPASLGAAALWALLAACALLFLGIVLWRRPLRRSPVGLIASLLLLSTAPLLVLRAADAIVPQADAGSFFTWFGWEAVLALATAALLVVATAPLRTPDDHRASIRWGAIATCAAVVVGAIGIIAWTPSTSWVSWSLPLPRGVWAAWYRPLWLLPLAAFLPRTTPRARLIAIATTAGTLAALATWSTSLDRRISLATDDLNRLTTGHDSAAVASLVRFGADAKAAHATRLNRLYAAWRGSQLAQDGVPVHLALWNSTGDILENVALDSLNLSWSDLRPLVQSNDTMPHHSGIARDVGHHEVLVIPLARDTIATVTIGPRSRVVAPSRFGRVVGWRNPDEPSYALRVLADDGRPHPVGFRRLGRFLRAERRDTAGSAPQLIGVSIEMSSQRPFAVRSALAVLLNVMLFFLLWVTLQRALGDDPAISPKLWRQSYRRTLAVTLTGFFVVPAALFTLYSVLRIRSEATRARTTEVATTLKDVEVAGGFELAAERAPSRIALAAVADSVDAELAIYRDGRLLVSSASLLPELGLLPPVVDPTLRTTSGGDAAALATGLPSGRLRVRAATVTPGVPGTLLAAALPGRDSNLATEQLDLALLLLLTSLAGTLAAIAMAGFVARALGEPIGVLERTALAIGRREAPPRVGDVPAEFAPVFGAIRQMELDLQTSEAELEAGRTRTAAILATVATGVIGVDAEGNVIQANPRAAELLGRNIVVGVSLTGQLPPGSQLLRDGVERLLGPATRDAESRELEIGERRLAATLAPLADGGLVLALTDITEASRAARIVAWGEMARQVAHEIKNPLTPMRLGLQHLRRIRSDAHPDFPRIVDETAERLLGEIERLDKIARSFARYGAPPERSDAPPGLIAVRGAITELASLFELGGGEIRLRIEGDEELTVVAREEELVQVLLNLADNAREAGATELVFRLAPGVLEVRDNGRGIPADQLPRIFEPTFSTTTSGTGLGLAIVRRLVEGWGGQISVASGSGAGAIFSIRFGSTPPPRQA